From the genome of Malus sylvestris chromosome 6, drMalSylv7.2, whole genome shotgun sequence, one region includes:
- the LOC126625154 gene encoding transcription factor MYC2-like: protein MEGTNSSCSSYNFGQENSPTLQRLQFIIQNRPVRWVYSIFWQASSKDSDDLVSLSWAGGHFRSTRDLASIQSYNKANVFEVVERKKGISREVEALFYEGMDLDGGDVTDAEWFYFYTDSLTQSFTAGHGNSNILGRTFCSGGFVWLAGDHELQFYECERVKKARMHGIQTLVCIATSCGVVELASLDAIKVDWDLVQISKSLFGSKNNNNMVSKQLSSSREDHVLVPLLESGMFSGAEQRDWTTQGGTKEVPPVTMGGSSDSGPSDSFGNFTSENMENIRLKKRGRSSNRETGRSETPINHVEAERQRREKLNRRFYALRAVVPNVSRMDKASLLSDAVVYINELKARVEQLEAKIQAQHLKPVVDIGGQTTSSIIDPHQTRPRLSSSYNNRAAGAMEIEVKIVGSEAMIRVQCPDCDYPNARLMNALKDLELQVYHASISSVKGLMLQDVVARVPQGFTSEEALRIAIINRWYN, encoded by the exons atgGAGGGGACTAATTCCTCCTGTTCTTCATACAATTTTGGTCAAGAAAACTCACCCACACTTCAACGTCTCCAGTTCATAATTCAGAATAGGCCCGTACGGTGGGTCTATTCAATTTTCTGGCAAGCCTCATCAAAAGACAGCGATGACCTAGTTTCTTTGTCGTGGGCTGGTGGCCACTTTCGAAGCACTAGGGACTTGGCCTCCATACAAAGTTACAACAAAGCCAATGTTTTCGAAGTTGTGGAGAGGAAGAAGGGGATCAGCAGAGAAGTTGAAGCTCTTTTCTATGAAGGcatggatttggatggtggAGACGTTACCGACGCTGAGTGGTTTTACTTTTACACTGACTCTTTAACCCAGTCATTTACTGCCGGCCACGGTAATAGTAACATTCTGGGCCGTACGTTTTGTTCTGGTGGTTTTGTTTGGCTGGCAGGTGATCATGAGCTTCAGTTCTATGAGTGTGAGAGAGTGAAGAAAGCAAGAATGCATGGAATTCAAACTTTGGTTTGTATTGCAACTTCATGCGGAGTAGTTGAACTAGCTTCTTTGGATGCGATCAAAGTAGATTGGGATCTTGTGCAGATATCAAAGTCGCTTTTCGGATcaaagaacaacaacaacatggTCTCAAAGCAGCTGAGCAGCAGCCGTGAGGACCATGTACTTGTTCCGCTACTAGAAAGTGGAATGTTTTCGGGAGCTGAACAAAGAGACTGGACAACACAAG GTGGTACAAAAGAAGTACCTCCTGTGACTATGGGTGGATCATCCGACTCAGGACCTTCCGACTCTTTTGGAAATTTCACCTCTGAGAATATGGAGAACATACGACTGAAAAAGAGAGGACGCTCATCAAACCGTGAAACTGGTAGATCAGAAACACCAATAAACCATGTTGAGGCAGAGAGACAGAGGCGAGAGAAGCTTAACCGTCGATTCTATGCCCTCCGCGCCGTTGTTCCCAATGTTTCCAGAATGGACAAAGCTTCTTTACTTTCTGATGCAGTTGTATACATCAATGAGCTGAAAGCAAGGGTTGAGCAACTGGAGGCCAAAATCCAAGCACAACACCTGAAGCCCGTTGTTGACATTGGAGGCCAAACCACCAGCTCCATAATTGATCCTCATCAAACAAGGCCGCGGCTATCATCAAGTTATAATAATAGAGCAGCTGGGGCTATGGAAATAGAAGTGAAGATCGTAGGCTCAGAAGCCATGATACGAGTTCAGTGTCCGGACTGCGATTACCCTAATGCTAGATTGATGAATGCACTCAAAGACCTGGAGTTACAAGTTTATCATGCAAGCATATCAAGTGTTAAAGGGTTGATGCTTCAAGATGTTGTAGCGAGAGTGCCTCAGGGTTTCACAAGTGAGGAGGCCCTGAGAATTGCTATTATAAATAGATGGTACAACTAG